In Mycobacterium sp. Aquia_216, a genomic segment contains:
- a CDS encoding amidohydrolase family protein produces the protein MSTPTTTASLYPPGGYGAPKDRRGHAADSDVGLPQGTVVFSADNHISLADDIFYERFPDDLKDKAPRIWYEDGAYQVGRKGQSFLPGDFSAVLMQYDDLPGAASTNIEARIQELHGDGVEKELAFPNAILALFHYPDKQLRELAFRIYNEYIAELQERSNGHFYGAGLINWWEPAGARKTLAELKSLGLKTFLLPLNPGKDDDGNVIDYGSTAMKPVWDEIEAAGLPITHHIGETPPKTPCQFNSVVVGMMINIDGFREQFAKYLFTGILDDHPGLRIGWFEGGIAWVPWALQDAEHLMGSYQHMFNRQLEHDVRYYWDTHMSASFMVDPLGLQLIDQIGVDKVMWSSDYPHNESTYGYSEKSLKSVVDAVGPANAKKIVSDNITKFLDLQ, from the coding sequence ATGTCAACGCCGACAACCACCGCTTCGCTCTATCCGCCCGGGGGCTACGGCGCTCCGAAGGATCGGCGCGGCCACGCCGCAGACAGCGATGTGGGCCTGCCGCAAGGGACCGTCGTCTTCTCGGCCGACAACCACATCTCGCTGGCCGACGACATTTTCTACGAGCGTTTCCCGGACGACTTGAAGGACAAGGCGCCACGCATTTGGTATGAGGACGGCGCCTATCAAGTCGGGCGCAAGGGGCAGTCGTTCCTACCGGGCGACTTCAGCGCCGTGCTGATGCAGTACGACGACCTGCCCGGCGCCGCGAGCACCAACATCGAGGCCCGGATCCAAGAGCTGCACGGCGACGGCGTCGAAAAGGAATTGGCCTTCCCCAATGCGATACTTGCACTGTTTCACTACCCGGACAAGCAACTTCGTGAACTTGCGTTCCGCATCTACAACGAGTACATCGCCGAGTTGCAAGAGCGTTCCAACGGACACTTCTACGGCGCGGGCCTGATCAACTGGTGGGAGCCGGCAGGCGCCAGAAAGACTTTGGCCGAATTGAAGTCGTTGGGCCTCAAGACCTTCCTGCTGCCGCTGAACCCGGGCAAGGATGACGACGGCAATGTGATCGATTACGGCAGCACCGCGATGAAACCGGTGTGGGATGAGATCGAAGCCGCCGGCCTTCCGATCACCCATCACATCGGCGAGACCCCGCCGAAAACCCCATGTCAGTTCAACAGCGTGGTGGTCGGCATGATGATCAACATCGACGGCTTCCGCGAGCAGTTCGCCAAGTATCTCTTCACCGGAATTCTCGACGATCATCCAGGGTTGCGGATCGGCTGGTTCGAAGGTGGGATTGCCTGGGTGCCTTGGGCTTTGCAAGACGCCGAGCACCTGATGGGGTCCTACCAACACATGTTCAACCGGCAGCTGGAGCATGACGTGCGCTACTACTGGGACACCCACATGAGCGCGTCGTTCATGGTCGACCCGCTGGGCTTGCAGCTGATCGACCAGATCGGGGTGGACAAGGTGATGTGGTCCAGCGACTATCCGCACAACGAAAGCACTTACGGCTATTCCGAGAAGTCGCTGAAGTCCGTCGTCGACGCCGTCGGCCCGGCGAACGCGAAGAAAATCGTCAGCGACAACATCACGAAGTTCTTGGATCTGCAGTGA
- a CDS encoding cytochrome P450: MSDALTSRTAQAVSEIPDYPMARNERCPFAPPPDVMALAEERPLSRVRIWDGSTPWLITGYEQVRELFSDSRVSVDDRVPGFPHWNEGMLSTVHKRPRSVFTADGDEHTRFRRMLSKPFTFRRVEGLRPTIQQITDDHIDTMLAGPKPADIVAAIALPVPSLVISQMLGVPYEDAEMFQEHATMGLARYATGSDTAKGAMSLHKYLAQLVETKMENPAEDAVSDLAERVKAGELSVKEAAQLGTGLLIAGHETTANMIGLGVLALLENPDQLAVVRDTEEPKILANAVEELLRYLSIIQNGQRRVALEDIHIAGETIRAGEGIIIDLAPANWDPDAFPEPDRLYVHRAGADRNVAFGYGRHQCVGQQLARAELQIVFQTLLRRIPTMKLAVPFEEIPFKHDRLAYGVYELPVTW; encoded by the coding sequence ATGTCAGACGCATTGACGAGTCGTACGGCGCAGGCCGTTTCCGAGATTCCCGATTACCCGATGGCTCGCAACGAGCGCTGCCCGTTCGCCCCGCCCCCGGACGTGATGGCGCTGGCCGAAGAGCGACCCTTGTCGCGGGTTCGCATCTGGGATGGCAGCACCCCATGGCTCATCACGGGTTATGAGCAAGTGCGCGAACTGTTCTCCGACTCGCGGGTCAGTGTCGACGACCGGGTGCCCGGTTTCCCGCACTGGAACGAAGGCATGTTGTCGACCGTGCACAAGCGGCCCCGGTCGGTGTTCACCGCCGACGGCGACGAGCACACCCGGTTCCGGCGGATGCTGTCCAAACCGTTCACCTTCCGGCGGGTGGAAGGCCTGCGGCCGACGATCCAGCAGATCACCGACGACCACATCGATACCATGCTAGCCGGGCCGAAGCCCGCGGATATCGTTGCCGCCATTGCGCTTCCGGTCCCGTCCCTGGTGATCAGCCAGATGCTCGGGGTGCCTTACGAGGACGCCGAGATGTTCCAAGAGCACGCCACGATGGGGCTGGCGCGGTACGCCACCGGCTCGGACACCGCCAAAGGCGCGATGAGCCTGCACAAGTACCTGGCTCAGTTGGTCGAGACCAAAATGGAAAACCCCGCCGAGGATGCGGTGTCCGACCTTGCCGAGCGCGTCAAGGCCGGTGAGCTCAGCGTCAAGGAGGCCGCGCAGCTCGGCACCGGATTGCTGATCGCCGGGCACGAGACGACCGCCAACATGATCGGGCTCGGAGTGCTTGCGCTGCTTGAGAATCCCGACCAGCTCGCCGTGGTCCGCGATACCGAAGAGCCCAAAATTCTCGCCAACGCGGTGGAGGAGCTGCTGCGCTACCTCAGCATCATCCAGAACGGCCAGCGCCGCGTGGCATTGGAAGACATCCACATCGCCGGAGAGACCATTCGCGCCGGCGAAGGCATCATCATCGACTTGGCCCCGGCCAACTGGGATCCCGACGCCTTCCCCGAGCCCGACCGGCTGTATGTGCACCGCGCGGGGGCCGACCGCAACGTCGCCTTCGGGTACGGCCGCCATCAGTGCGTGGGCCAGCAACTGGCGCGAGCGGAACTGCAAATCGTGTTCCAGACGCTGTTGCGCCGCATCCCGACCATGAAACTGGCCGTGCCGTTCGAAGAGATCCCGTTCAAACACGACCGGCTCGCCTACGGCGTCTACGAGCTTCCGGTTACCTGGTAA
- a CDS encoding ferredoxin, with protein sequence MKVTVDQNICASSGNCVMNAPEVFDQRDEDGVVVLLNEEPSAEQTEAVRQAAAACPAQAIYIEE encoded by the coding sequence ATGAAAGTGACTGTCGACCAGAACATTTGCGCATCCTCGGGCAACTGCGTGATGAACGCACCCGAGGTTTTCGACCAGCGAGACGAAGACGGTGTCGTCGTCCTGCTCAATGAGGAGCCATCCGCCGAGCAAACCGAAGCGGTACGCCAGGCCGCCGCGGCGTGCCCCGCTCAGGCCATCTATATCGAGGAATGA